In Variovorax paradoxus, a single genomic region encodes these proteins:
- a CDS encoding type IV pilus twitching motility protein PilT, protein MDITQLLAFSVKNKASDLHLSAGLPPMIRVNGDVRRINVDALDHKGVHAMVYDIMSDTHRKHYEEFLEVDFSFEIDGLARFRVNAFNQARGAAAVFRTIPSKILTLEQLNAPKIFGELALKPRGLVLVTGPTGSGKSTTLAAMVNYLNENEYGHILTVEDPIEFVHESKKCLINQREVGPMTLSFSNALRSALREDPDAILVGELRDLETIRLAMTAAETGHLVFGTLHTSSAAKTIDRIIDVFPGEEKEMIRAMLSESLQAVISQTLCKTKDGQSRVAAHEIMLGTPAIRNLIREAKVAQMYSTIQTGQGQGMQTLDQNLTELVRRNTISAAEARGKAKIPENFPG, encoded by the coding sequence GTGGACATCACCCAACTGCTGGCATTCAGCGTCAAGAACAAAGCCTCCGACCTGCATCTTTCCGCGGGCCTGCCGCCCATGATCCGCGTAAACGGCGACGTGCGCCGCATCAACGTCGACGCGCTCGACCACAAGGGCGTGCATGCGATGGTGTACGACATCATGAGCGACACGCACCGCAAGCACTACGAAGAGTTCCTGGAGGTCGACTTCTCGTTCGAGATCGACGGCCTCGCGCGCTTCCGCGTGAACGCCTTCAACCAGGCGCGCGGCGCCGCCGCGGTGTTCCGGACCATTCCCTCGAAGATCCTCACGCTGGAGCAGCTGAACGCGCCCAAGATTTTCGGCGAACTGGCGCTCAAGCCGCGCGGGCTGGTTCTGGTGACGGGCCCCACGGGCTCTGGCAAGTCGACCACGCTGGCCGCGATGGTCAACTATCTCAACGAAAACGAATACGGCCACATCCTCACGGTGGAAGACCCGATCGAATTCGTGCACGAGTCGAAGAAGTGCCTGATCAACCAGCGCGAAGTGGGCCCGATGACGCTGTCGTTCTCGAACGCGCTGCGCTCCGCCCTGCGCGAAGACCCGGACGCCATCCTGGTGGGCGAGTTGCGCGACCTAGAAACCATCCGCCTGGCCATGACCGCGGCCGAAACGGGCCACCTGGTGTTCGGCACGCTGCATACCTCGTCGGCCGCCAAGACCATCGACCGGATCATCGACGTGTTCCCGGGCGAAGAAAAGGAAATGATCCGCGCGATGCTGTCGGAGTCGCTGCAGGCGGTGATCTCGCAGACGCTGTGCAAGACCAAGGACGGCCAGAGCCGCGTGGCGGCGCACGAGATCATGCTGGGCACGCCGGCCATCCGCAACCTGATCCGCGAGGCCAAGGTGGCGCAGATGTACTCCACCATCCAGACCGGCCAGGGCCAGGGCATGCAGACGCTCGACCAGAACCTGACGGAACTGGTGCGGCGCAATACCATCTCGGCTGCGGAGGCCAGAGGCAAGGCCAAGATCCCCGAAAACTTCCCCGGCTGA
- a CDS encoding sulfite exporter TauE/SafE family protein: protein MLFDTTLLVVAAFVAGALNAVAGGGSFLTLPALVLTGIPAVSANATGTLALLPGYIAGAWGFRSDTQPPPGLSALTLALLCLLGGSTGAVLLLLTPDATFRRVVPWLLLLATFLFMAGPRLALSKKPEAARPAPAMLGVFAVTAYGGYFNGGLGILLLALFGLLGQKNLHAMNGLKNQVSALLTLIAVSLYAWGGLIAWREASVMMGAALLGGYAGARVARRVPVVWLRRGIAATGLTMSVLFFLR, encoded by the coding sequence ATGCTCTTCGACACGACGCTGCTGGTCGTCGCGGCCTTCGTCGCCGGTGCGCTGAACGCGGTGGCCGGCGGCGGCAGCTTCCTGACCCTGCCGGCGCTGGTGCTGACCGGCATCCCGGCGGTCAGTGCCAACGCCACGGGCACGCTGGCGCTTCTGCCGGGCTACATCGCGGGTGCCTGGGGCTTCCGCTCCGACACGCAACCGCCGCCCGGACTCTCTGCCCTGACGCTCGCGCTGCTGTGCCTGCTCGGCGGCAGCACCGGCGCCGTGCTGCTGTTGCTGACACCGGACGCCACCTTCCGCCGCGTGGTGCCGTGGCTGTTGCTTCTGGCGACCTTCCTGTTCATGGCTGGGCCGCGCCTTGCGCTGTCGAAGAAGCCGGAAGCCGCGCGGCCCGCGCCGGCCATGCTCGGCGTGTTCGCGGTCACGGCGTACGGCGGCTATTTCAACGGCGGGCTCGGCATCCTGCTGCTGGCGTTGTTCGGCCTGCTGGGACAGAAGAACCTGCATGCGATGAACGGGCTGAAGAACCAGGTGTCGGCGCTGCTCACGCTGATCGCGGTGTCGCTTTATGCCTGGGGCGGGCTCATCGCATGGCGCGAGGCCTCGGTCATGATGGGCGCCGCGCTGCTCGGCGGCTATGCGGGCGCGCGCGTGGCGCGGCGGGTGCCGGTCGTGTGGCTGCGGCGCGGCATCGCCGCCACCGGGCTGACGATGAGCGTGCTGTTCTTCCTGCGCTGA
- a CDS encoding YggS family pyridoxal phosphate-dependent enzyme: MTMIGDDLQQVNNRIAKACVTAGRDPAGVRLLAVSKTFGPEAVREAHAAGQSAFGENYVQEGLDKIEALADLRASLEWHCIGPLQSNKTRPVAEHFDWVHSIDRLKIAERLSAQRPAHLAPLNVCLQVNVDGGANKSGVTPDEALPLAQAVAALPQLRLRGLMAIPEPAPDFAAQRELFLRAHALYESIRRAGIAFDTLSLGMSADLEAAISAGSTMVRVGTAIFGGRARKAG, encoded by the coding sequence ATGACGATGATTGGCGACGACCTCCAGCAAGTAAACAACCGGATCGCGAAGGCGTGTGTAACGGCCGGCCGCGACCCCGCCGGGGTGCGGTTGCTGGCGGTGTCCAAGACCTTCGGGCCGGAGGCGGTGCGCGAGGCGCATGCGGCGGGCCAGTCGGCCTTCGGCGAGAACTACGTGCAGGAAGGGCTGGACAAGATCGAGGCATTGGCCGACCTGCGCGCCAGCCTCGAGTGGCACTGCATCGGCCCTCTGCAAAGCAACAAGACGCGGCCCGTGGCCGAGCATTTCGACTGGGTCCACAGCATCGACCGGCTCAAGATTGCCGAGCGTCTGTCGGCCCAGCGGCCTGCGCATCTGGCGCCGCTGAATGTATGCCTTCAGGTTAATGTGGACGGCGGCGCGAACAAGTCCGGCGTGACGCCTGACGAGGCATTGCCGCTCGCGCAGGCTGTGGCGGCGCTGCCACAGCTTCGGCTGCGCGGGCTCATGGCGATCCCCGAACCGGCGCCCGACTTCGCCGCGCAGCGCGAGTTGTTCCTTCGCGCGCATGCGCTCTACGAGTCGATCCGCCGCGCGGGCATCGCGTTCGACACGCTCTCGCTCGGCATGAGCGCCGACCTCGAGGCCGCCATCAGCGCCGGCAGCACGATGGTGCGCGTGGGCACCGCGATCTTCGGCGGGCGGGCGCGCAAGGCCGGCTGA